Proteins encoded by one window of Corynebacterium amycolatum:
- a CDS encoding alpha/beta fold hydrolase: MAIDYTAHAINHKGNGTVVLIGSLGTTQGMWEPQVAALSEKYQVITPDVRGHGESPIPEGEWDMSHLAADIIEVLDEEDVDRAHFVGLSLGGAIAQTVALEHADRVVSLTLSSTAPKFGTPEAWQEKAELVRDKGTVALADTVVRNWFTDECFDTTPELPARFRDMIADCPDDGYIGACGALSRFDTRERLAEITAPTLVIAGKQDTSTSLDVVTSLHDGIAGSTMVVVSPAKHLLNQETPEYYNSALLAHIDGIAD, encoded by the coding sequence GTGGCCATCGACTACACCGCACATGCAATCAACCACAAGGGCAACGGTACGGTTGTCCTGATTGGCTCGCTGGGCACCACACAGGGGATGTGGGAGCCACAGGTAGCCGCTTTGAGCGAAAAGTACCAGGTCATCACGCCAGATGTCCGTGGCCATGGCGAATCCCCTATCCCCGAGGGTGAGTGGGACATGAGCCACTTGGCCGCCGACATCATCGAGGTCCTCGACGAAGAGGATGTTGACCGCGCACATTTTGTGGGACTATCTCTCGGCGGCGCTATCGCCCAGACCGTCGCACTAGAACACGCCGATCGTGTGGTCAGCCTGACGCTGTCGTCGACGGCACCGAAATTCGGCACACCCGAGGCCTGGCAGGAAAAGGCCGAGCTCGTGCGCGACAAGGGCACGGTCGCGCTCGCAGACACTGTCGTCCGCAACTGGTTTACCGACGAGTGCTTCGACACCACCCCTGAGCTCCCCGCCCGCTTCCGCGACATGATCGCAGATTGCCCCGATGACGGCTACATCGGCGCCTGCGGAGCACTGTCCCGCTTCGACACCCGCGAGCGCCTCGCCGAGATCACCGCTCCGACGCTGGTCATCGCTGGCAAGCAAGACACCTCTACGTCACTCGACGTCGTCACTTCGCTTCACGACGGCATCGCGGGCTCGACCATGGTCGTCGTTTCGCCGGCCAAGCACCTGCTTAACCAGGAAACCCCGGAGTACTACAACTCTGCTCTGCTGGCGCACATTGATGGGATTGCCGACTAG
- a CDS encoding sodium-dependent transporter, protein MSTTNSTATPQRREVFSTRAAFIFAAIGSAVGLGNIWRFPYVAYDSGGGAFLIPYLVALLTAGIPLLFLDFAIGHRFRGSAPKSMRRIKPWAEPIGWIQVGIAFFITVYYAVIIAWSFIYAWKSIRKSWGPNAETHFMKDFLQADTESVFSLDFVPSISIVLLIVWVLVIGILAAGVDRGIGKVSIIFIPLLTVLFVAVVIYSLTLEGAAKGLDAFFTPDWSALTDSSVWIAAYGQIFFSLSVAFGIMLTYASYLKPRTNLTGSGLVTAFANSSFEVLAGIGVFATLGFMATQSGQAVDEVATSGIGLAFIAFPTVISEMPNFIGSVFGLLFFLSLAIAGVTSLMSLLEVVVSAVKDKLNLGRVQATLTVGGSMAVISLLAFPTTSGLVTLDIVDKFTNNVGIVLVALLTIIAIDWILRRTNEFAMHLNAVSSFKVGTMWQIFVGNITPVILAVILFQELIGLFQENYEGYSDTQIDIFGWGVIGVILIGALIMAILPWRGQHRLDGPPGSDFGVTPDFKRTSHLPRKHTPENQEV, encoded by the coding sequence ATGAGCACAACCAACTCGACCGCTACCCCTCAGCGAAGGGAGGTGTTTTCCACCCGAGCAGCCTTCATTTTCGCCGCCATCGGCTCGGCAGTCGGGCTCGGAAACATCTGGCGTTTCCCCTATGTCGCATACGACTCCGGCGGTGGCGCCTTCCTTATCCCCTACCTGGTCGCGCTTTTGACCGCCGGTATCCCACTGCTCTTCCTCGACTTCGCCATCGGCCACCGCTTCCGCGGGTCAGCACCGAAGTCGATGCGTCGCATCAAGCCCTGGGCTGAACCAATTGGCTGGATTCAGGTCGGTATCGCCTTCTTCATTACCGTCTACTACGCCGTTATTATCGCGTGGTCCTTCATCTACGCCTGGAAGTCCATCCGCAAGAGCTGGGGTCCAAATGCCGAGACCCACTTCATGAAGGACTTCCTCCAAGCCGACACCGAAAGTGTCTTCTCGCTGGACTTCGTCCCATCAATCTCCATCGTCCTGCTGATTGTCTGGGTTCTCGTCATCGGCATTCTGGCCGCTGGTGTGGACAGGGGCATCGGTAAGGTCTCGATTATCTTCATCCCACTGCTGACCGTTCTCTTCGTCGCAGTGGTCATCTACTCCCTGACCTTGGAAGGCGCTGCCAAGGGCCTGGACGCATTCTTCACCCCGGACTGGTCCGCACTCACCGACTCCAGCGTGTGGATCGCCGCATACGGCCAGATCTTCTTCTCCCTGTCCGTGGCGTTCGGCATCATGCTGACCTACGCTTCCTACCTGAAGCCACGCACCAACCTCACCGGTTCCGGCCTGGTCACCGCGTTCGCGAACTCTTCCTTCGAAGTTCTCGCCGGTATCGGTGTCTTCGCCACCCTGGGCTTCATGGCAACGCAGTCGGGCCAGGCTGTCGACGAGGTCGCAACCTCCGGTATCGGCCTTGCCTTTATCGCCTTCCCGACGGTCATCTCTGAGATGCCAAACTTCATCGGTTCGGTCTTCGGCCTGCTGTTCTTCCTCTCCCTGGCAATCGCCGGTGTGACCTCCCTGATGTCGCTGCTTGAGGTCGTCGTCTCCGCCGTTAAGGACAAGCTGAACCTCGGCCGCGTCCAGGCCACTCTCACCGTCGGTGGCTCCATGGCCGTCATCTCGCTGCTGGCCTTCCCGACCACCTCAGGTCTGGTAACCCTCGACATCGTCGATAAGTTCACCAACAACGTCGGTATCGTCCTGGTTGCGCTGCTGACCATCATCGCAATCGACTGGATCCTGCGCCGCACCAACGAATTCGCCATGCACCTCAACGCCGTGTCCTCGTTCAAGGTCGGCACCATGTGGCAGATCTTCGTCGGAAACATCACGCCGGTCATTCTCGCCGTCATCCTGTTCCAGGAGCTCATCGGACTTTTCCAGGAAAACTACGAAGGCTACTCCGACACCCAAATCGACATCTTTGGTTGGGGCGTCATCGGCGTGATTCTCATCGGCGCTCTGATTATGGCCATCCTGCCTTGGCGCGGCCAACACCGTCTCGACGGCCCTCCGGGCTCGGACTTCGGCGTGACGCCAGATTTCAAGCGGACCTCACACCTGCCACGCAAGCACACTCCGGAAAATCAGGAGGTTTAA
- a CDS encoding GNAT family N-acetyltransferase produces the protein MAEKKRDFTIRMMREEDYPQIQEIYEIGLDTGHASWEHSAPEWDEFIALKRVDLCYVAVDAENPDKILAWASAAPVSKRPIFNGVIEDSIYVHPDGQGMGLAATLLQKLIDDATERGCWSIHSWVFPENVGSLKLHRKLGFREVGIYHHMAKMTYGPMAGQWRDVIILEKLLEKPEERALKRVQEEAEAAGEPNRPILDKLDRADGQVGA, from the coding sequence ATGGCTGAAAAGAAGCGCGATTTCACGATTCGAATGATGCGTGAAGAGGACTATCCACAGATCCAAGAGATCTACGAGATTGGCCTGGATACGGGGCATGCGTCGTGGGAGCACTCCGCTCCGGAGTGGGACGAATTCATCGCACTCAAACGAGTGGATTTGTGTTACGTCGCCGTCGACGCAGAGAACCCGGATAAGATTCTGGCTTGGGCATCAGCAGCGCCGGTATCCAAGCGCCCGATTTTCAATGGCGTCATCGAAGACTCCATCTACGTCCACCCTGACGGGCAGGGCATGGGGCTGGCGGCGACGCTGCTGCAGAAGCTTATCGACGATGCCACGGAGCGCGGCTGCTGGTCGATTCACTCGTGGGTCTTCCCGGAGAATGTGGGATCGCTAAAGCTGCATCGAAAGCTTGGCTTCCGAGAAGTGGGGATTTACCACCACATGGCAAAGATGACCTACGGCCCAATGGCGGGGCAGTGGCGCGATGTCATTATTTTGGAAAAGCTCCTGGAAAAGCCAGAGGAGCGTGCGCTGAAGCGCGTCCAGGAAGAAGCAGAAGCCGCCGGTGAGCCGAACCGTCCGATTCTGGACAAGCTCGACCGCGCCGACGGCCAGGTGGGGGCATAG
- a CDS encoding DUF4245 domain-containing protein, which yields MANEKPRILQDSRDMVLTLVVMFLAVAVTIGFTGLCSFNPGKPENGPVREVDAAPFVNMEARRVDYPVRLPKVPEGWTSNSTRAGMAAGKQTTIIGYVTASGAFIQVTQTDAEAGQLPDDGKNRLRDGTTDVEGTTWTKYVPAEDNVRRVWVGDLGDSRAIIEGTANDEEFTQLAAALQKAEPIDPDATMPDPSQPQQTASGTPSAPAK from the coding sequence GTGGCGAATGAGAAACCTAGGATTTTGCAGGACAGTCGAGACATGGTTCTCACCCTCGTGGTGATGTTTCTTGCGGTGGCTGTCACCATCGGCTTTACCGGCCTGTGCAGTTTTAACCCCGGGAAGCCGGAAAACGGTCCGGTGCGCGAGGTCGATGCCGCCCCATTCGTGAACATGGAGGCTCGGCGCGTGGACTATCCAGTTCGCCTGCCGAAGGTGCCTGAGGGCTGGACTTCAAACTCGACCCGCGCGGGTATGGCGGCGGGGAAGCAGACGACCATTATTGGCTATGTCACCGCTAGCGGAGCATTCATTCAGGTCACGCAAACAGATGCGGAAGCAGGTCAGCTGCCGGATGACGGTAAGAATCGTCTCCGCGACGGTACCACTGACGTGGAAGGTACAACCTGGACTAAGTATGTGCCGGCTGAGGACAACGTGCGTCGCGTATGGGTTGGGGACCTCGGTGACTCCCGCGCAATTATCGAGGGCACTGCCAACGACGAGGAGTTCACACAGTTGGCGGCGGCTTTGCAGAAGGCCGAGCCAATCGATCCGGACGCGACAATGCCGGATCCGTCACAGCCGCAGCAGACTGCGTCCGGGACGCCATCGGCACCAGCAAAGTAG
- a CDS encoding TetR/AcrR family transcriptional regulator yields the protein MADAATTLVLDRGYDHVNIEDICQRVNISRRTFFNYFDSKDQSIFGNGIMSFDADDEETFLAQTHQDPIADMLNFIEKKQRAQLLRYKELGATEEFHRMLKERIREILRNEPKLSTVVISNFGSSMRRVRSAFERYFEMNPQSRTHPELPVGHEVALSVGFVRECVLYSSAHRDEFTTDTPLHDAADVVKNFWRRNSDS from the coding sequence TTGGCCGATGCCGCGACCACTCTTGTGCTGGATCGCGGATACGACCACGTCAACATCGAAGACATCTGCCAGCGGGTCAATATCAGTCGACGCACATTCTTCAATTACTTCGACTCCAAGGATCAATCCATCTTCGGCAACGGCATCATGTCATTCGATGCTGACGATGAAGAGACATTCCTCGCCCAAACCCACCAAGACCCCATTGCGGACATGCTCAATTTCATCGAGAAAAAGCAGCGGGCCCAGCTACTCCGATATAAAGAGCTGGGGGCAACCGAGGAATTTCACCGCATGCTCAAGGAGCGTATCCGCGAGATTTTGCGCAATGAGCCAAAGCTCTCGACGGTTGTCATTTCCAATTTTGGCAGCTCAATGCGCCGCGTCCGGTCCGCATTTGAGCGCTATTTCGAGATGAATCCACAGTCGCGCACGCACCCCGAGCTGCCCGTCGGGCACGAGGTAGCACTGTCGGTCGGTTTCGTCCGCGAATGCGTGCTCTACTCATCGGCTCATCGGGACGAATTCACAACAGACACACCGCTTCACGACGCCGCCGACGTCGTTAAAAATTTCTGGAGGAGGAATAGTGACAGCTAG
- a CDS encoding LysR family transcriptional regulator — MSTPEPAVLRIVFATGTSPEKWFRRFRERIPATLHTHAADDPMSDLVGGAADMALVRLESESSLPESLHRIRLYDEAWGVAYEKEHVFSLTESVPEELLADETVLLTSVDADELRQMLPVAATGAGVVVGPRTILKALSKKAVASSNLVAEEGATDPLSRTAIWLVWPKAEDDELRQEFVGIVQGRREGSTRTQLGRRNPDEHPKKLSAREKTLAKQARRQRAGAVVKHARSGRGGRRSGGGSGRPRRRK, encoded by the coding sequence ATGTCGACTCCTGAACCCGCCGTCCTGCGCATCGTGTTCGCCACCGGCACCAGTCCCGAGAAGTGGTTTCGCCGCTTTAGAGAGCGGATTCCGGCAACACTGCACACCCACGCCGCCGACGATCCGATGTCCGACCTGGTCGGCGGTGCCGCTGACATGGCGCTGGTTCGGTTAGAGTCTGAAAGCTCGCTGCCCGAGTCGCTCCATCGCATCCGGCTTTACGACGAAGCCTGGGGCGTGGCCTACGAAAAAGAACACGTATTCTCGCTCACAGAGTCCGTGCCGGAGGAGCTGTTGGCAGACGAAACTGTGCTGCTGACCTCCGTGGATGCGGACGAGCTGCGACAGATGCTGCCTGTCGCAGCCACTGGTGCAGGTGTCGTAGTGGGGCCTCGCACGATTTTGAAGGCGCTATCGAAGAAGGCGGTGGCCTCATCGAACTTGGTGGCCGAGGAAGGTGCCACAGATCCGCTGTCCCGCACAGCTATTTGGTTGGTGTGGCCGAAAGCAGAGGACGACGAGCTCCGGCAGGAGTTCGTCGGCATTGTCCAGGGGCGTCGGGAGGGATCGACACGCACGCAGCTGGGGCGCAGGAACCCTGATGAGCACCCGAAGAAGTTGTCGGCCCGAGAAAAGACGCTTGCTAAGCAAGCCCGCCGGCAGCGCGCTGGGGCCGTCGTAAAGCATGCGCGCAGTGGCCGTGGCGGACGTCGAAGCGGTGGCGGAAGCGGGCGACCACGCAGGAGAAAGTAA
- the glpX gene encoding class II fructose-bisphosphatase, with protein sequence MNASNPEAPDRNLAMELVRVTESAALAAGQWVGRGQKEKGDGAAVDAMRQLINTVAMNGVVVIGEGEKDEAPMLFNGEKVGNGQGPAVDIAVDPIDGTTLMAEGRPNSIAVLAAADRGSMYDPSAVFYMDKIAVGPEAAGKIDIEAPVEHNIKAVAKAKGLRPEDVTVVVLDRPRHADMIRDIREAGAKVRLIGDGDVAGAVAAAQDTNSVDIMMGVGGTPEGVITACAMKCMGGEIQGKLHPRDEAEIKKALDAGHDLSRVLTTDDLVASDNCYFVATGVTNGDMLRGVAYRGNGAWTRSLVMRSKSGTIRRIEAFHSLEKLRKYATIDYGKGEMPDIDL encoded by the coding sequence ATGAACGCCTCGAATCCTGAAGCACCAGATCGCAACCTTGCGATGGAGCTCGTCCGAGTTACTGAGTCCGCTGCACTGGCAGCCGGTCAGTGGGTCGGCCGTGGTCAGAAGGAAAAGGGCGACGGCGCTGCCGTCGATGCCATGCGTCAGCTCATCAACACCGTGGCTATGAACGGTGTCGTTGTAATTGGCGAGGGCGAAAAGGACGAAGCCCCGATGCTGTTCAACGGCGAAAAGGTCGGCAACGGCCAAGGCCCGGCCGTTGACATCGCGGTTGACCCGATTGACGGCACGACTCTGATGGCTGAGGGCCGCCCGAACTCCATCGCTGTTCTTGCCGCTGCAGACCGCGGTTCCATGTACGACCCATCGGCTGTGTTCTACATGGACAAGATTGCTGTTGGCCCGGAAGCTGCCGGCAAGATTGACATCGAGGCTCCGGTTGAGCACAACATTAAAGCCGTCGCTAAGGCCAAGGGTCTGCGTCCGGAAGATGTCACCGTTGTCGTGCTGGATCGCCCGCGCCACGCTGACATGATTCGTGACATCCGCGAGGCTGGCGCCAAGGTTCGCCTAATCGGCGACGGTGACGTTGCCGGCGCTGTTGCCGCAGCGCAGGACACGAACTCCGTCGATATCATGATGGGCGTCGGCGGCACCCCAGAAGGTGTCATCACCGCATGCGCCATGAAGTGTATGGGCGGCGAGATCCAGGGCAAACTGCACCCGCGCGATGAGGCTGAAATTAAGAAGGCTCTCGACGCTGGACACGATCTTTCTCGTGTTCTGACCACCGATGACCTGGTCGCATCCGACAACTGCTACTTCGTTGCCACCGGTGTCACCAACGGCGACATGCTGCGCGGCGTCGCTTACCGCGGTAACGGTGCATGGACCCGCTCGCTGGTTATGCGCTCCAAGTCCGGCACCATTCGCCGCATCGAGGCTTTCCACTCCCTGGAGAAGCTGCGTAAGTACGCCACCATCGACTACGGCAAGGGCGAGATGCCTGACATCGATCTGTAA
- a CDS encoding class II fumarate hydratase — MTEQQFRIEHDTMGEVKVPVNALWRAQTQRAVENFPISGRPLESAQIRAMGLLKAACAIVNKDRGLLSAEQADAIVAAAKEIAEGKHDAEFPIDVFQTGSGTSSNMNTNEVIASIAKANGVEVHPNDHVNMGQSSNDTFPTATHVAATEAAVKDLIPGLKVLQESLAKKAKEWETVVKSGRTHLMDAVPVTLGQEFSGYARQIEAGIERIEATLPRLGELPIGGTAVGTGLNTPADFGAKVTAELVELTGIKELREAQNHFEAQANRDGLVEFSGAMRTAAVSLNKIANDIRWMGSGPLTGLAEIHLPDLQPGSSIMPGKVNPVLCETATQVAAQVLGNDTAVEFAGANGAFELNVFIPVMARNVLESAKLLANTARVFAEKLVDGIEPNVERMKTLAESSPSIVTPLNSAIGYENAAKVAKTALKEGKTIRQTVIDMGFVDGEKLTEEELDKRLDVLAMANTDRD, encoded by the coding sequence ATGACAGAGCAGCAGTTCCGCATCGAGCACGACACTATGGGCGAGGTCAAGGTTCCGGTTAACGCACTGTGGCGCGCACAGACTCAGCGTGCAGTTGAGAACTTCCCGATTTCCGGCCGTCCGCTGGAGTCTGCACAGATTCGCGCTATGGGTCTGCTGAAGGCAGCTTGCGCCATCGTCAACAAGGACCGCGGCCTGCTGTCTGCTGAGCAGGCAGATGCCATCGTCGCCGCTGCCAAGGAAATTGCTGAAGGCAAGCACGATGCTGAGTTCCCGATTGATGTCTTCCAGACCGGTTCGGGCACTTCCTCCAACATGAATACCAACGAAGTCATTGCATCCATCGCAAAGGCCAACGGCGTTGAGGTTCACCCGAATGACCACGTCAACATGGGCCAGTCTTCCAACGACACCTTCCCAACTGCTACTCACGTCGCAGCAACCGAGGCAGCTGTCAAGGACCTCATCCCGGGACTGAAGGTTCTGCAGGAGTCCCTGGCTAAGAAGGCCAAGGAATGGGAGACCGTTGTTAAGTCCGGCCGCACTCACCTGATGGACGCTGTTCCGGTGACCCTGGGTCAAGAGTTCTCCGGTTACGCTCGCCAGATTGAGGCTGGCATTGAGCGCATCGAGGCGACCCTGCCGCGTCTGGGCGAGCTGCCAATTGGTGGTACCGCTGTTGGCACTGGCCTGAACACCCCGGCGGACTTCGGCGCCAAGGTCACCGCTGAGCTCGTCGAGCTGACCGGCATCAAGGAGCTGCGCGAGGCTCAGAACCACTTCGAGGCTCAGGCTAACCGCGACGGCCTGGTGGAATTCTCCGGCGCTATGCGCACCGCCGCAGTCTCCCTGAACAAGATCGCAAACGACATCCGCTGGATGGGCTCCGGCCCACTGACCGGTCTTGCTGAGATTCACCTGCCGGACCTGCAGCCGGGTTCCTCCATCATGCCGGGTAAGGTCAACCCAGTTCTGTGCGAGACCGCCACCCAGGTCGCAGCGCAGGTTCTGGGCAACGACACCGCTGTTGAGTTCGCGGGTGCTAACGGCGCATTCGAGCTGAACGTCTTCATCCCGGTCATGGCACGTAACGTGCTGGAGTCCGCTAAGCTGCTGGCGAACACCGCACGTGTCTTCGCTGAGAAGCTGGTCGACGGCATCGAGCCGAACGTTGAGCGTATGAAGACTTTGGCTGAGTCCTCCCCGTCGATTGTGACCCCGCTGAACTCCGCCATCGGCTACGAGAACGCAGCTAAGGTCGCTAAGACCGCTCTGAAGGAAGGTAAGACCATCCGTCAGACTGTTATTGACATGGGCTTCGTCGACGGCGAGAAGCTGACCGAGGAAGAGCTGGACAAGCGCCTCGACGTGCTGGCAATGGCCAACACTGATCGTGACTAG
- a CDS encoding MDR family MFS transporter, translating to MTASNTTAQGQTDTTVSDNKSHLGIIFFALILTMLMSSLGQMIFATALPTIVGELGGVDHMSWVISAFLLAQTVAMPIVGKLGDMIGRKGLFMMGIALFMIGSVMGAVTSSMSLLIAARAFQGFAGGTLMVSSQAILAEVIPARQRGKYMGIMGAVFGLSSVLGPVLGGWFTDGPGWRWGLWINVPMGVIALSAAAAFLKLPRRQREGNFDYIGTTFLTAAASTLILTTTWGGTQYDWNSRIIISLIVASVVSWVLFFLTETRVSNPLIPTHLFNNRNFVLTTVSGLILGIAMFGTMAYIPTYLQMVHSMSPTAAGLMMTPMMVGMLLTSIGVGQIVSRTGKYRFYPFVGLMIMAVSLYLLSTLETTTPLWQVGVYLFIMGFGLGTGMQVLVLIVQNSFPVAMVGTATAANNFFRQIGGAVGSSIVGSIFIHRMKDLAGERVPAAVEQIKAASPEAAAEFAKQMGPEGFSSKSIGSLTPHVLDSMPAPIHEALISSYNDGLTPIFLVLTPVIILAAIIVFFVREDPLKETVE from the coding sequence GTGACAGCTAGCAACACCACTGCTCAAGGCCAAACCGACACCACGGTTTCTGACAACAAGTCCCACTTGGGAATCATCTTCTTCGCGCTCATTCTCACTATGCTGATGAGCTCGCTGGGGCAGATGATTTTCGCCACCGCCCTGCCGACCATTGTCGGCGAGCTCGGCGGAGTTGACCACATGTCGTGGGTTATTTCTGCATTCCTGTTGGCACAGACTGTGGCAATGCCGATTGTCGGCAAGCTCGGTGACATGATTGGGCGCAAGGGCCTGTTCATGATGGGCATCGCTCTGTTCATGATTGGTTCCGTCATGGGTGCAGTCACCAGCTCCATGAGCCTGCTCATCGCCGCCCGCGCTTTTCAGGGATTTGCTGGCGGTACATTGATGGTTTCCTCACAGGCCATCCTGGCCGAGGTTATTCCCGCACGCCAGCGCGGTAAGTACATGGGCATCATGGGTGCTGTGTTCGGCCTGAGTTCTGTGCTGGGACCAGTACTGGGAGGCTGGTTCACCGACGGCCCGGGCTGGCGCTGGGGTCTGTGGATCAACGTCCCGATGGGCGTGATTGCACTATCGGCAGCTGCGGCCTTCCTGAAGCTGCCCCGACGCCAGCGCGAAGGAAACTTCGACTACATCGGTACGACGTTCTTGACCGCTGCTGCCTCGACGCTAATTCTCACCACCACGTGGGGCGGTACACAGTACGACTGGAACTCCCGGATCATCATCTCGCTTATCGTTGCCTCTGTCGTTTCCTGGGTGCTGTTCTTCCTCACCGAGACTCGCGTTTCCAACCCACTGATTCCGACGCACTTGTTTAATAACCGGAACTTCGTGCTCACGACTGTGTCGGGCCTCATTCTGGGTATCGCGATGTTCGGCACTATGGCCTATATTCCGACCTACCTGCAGATGGTGCACTCAATGTCACCGACCGCTGCAGGTTTGATGATGACGCCGATGATGGTCGGCATGCTTCTGACCTCGATTGGCGTGGGCCAGATTGTTTCCCGGACTGGTAAATACCGCTTCTACCCCTTCGTCGGCCTGATGATTATGGCTGTCTCCCTCTACTTGCTGTCCACGCTGGAGACCACCACCCCACTGTGGCAGGTTGGTGTTTACCTGTTCATCATGGGCTTCGGCCTGGGAACCGGCATGCAGGTTCTGGTTCTCATCGTGCAGAACTCCTTCCCGGTCGCCATGGTCGGTACCGCTACCGCTGCGAATAACTTCTTCCGCCAGATTGGCGGTGCGGTCGGTTCCTCCATTGTGGGTTCGATTTTCATCCACCGGATGAAGGACCTGGCAGGCGAACGCGTTCCGGCGGCTGTCGAACAAATCAAGGCCGCATCACCGGAGGCTGCAGCGGAGTTCGCAAAACAGATGGGCCCGGAGGGCTTTTCCTCTAAGTCGATTGGCTCACTGACACCGCATGTACTGGATAGCATGCCGGCGCCAATCCATGAAGCGCTGATCTCCAGCTACAACGATGGTTTGACGCCGATTTTCTTGGTACTAACGCCAGTGATTATTCTGGCAGCAATCATTGTGTTCTTCGTTCGCGAGGATCCTTTGAAGGAAACCGTCGAGTAA
- a CDS encoding DUF5997 family protein has protein sequence MKPLTAAKKLGIFLPATPEEFRTGEISHAQFAELQSNPPEWLAELRRNGPHPRPEVARKLGITITALKKNDMDKPLTTAEIKDLLEQMPEWLEVARESMAKQRVEAAEAESKKDDGPGRAAAEAARNAEK, from the coding sequence ATGAAACCCCTAACCGCAGCCAAGAAACTTGGCATTTTCCTCCCGGCCACACCCGAGGAATTTCGCACTGGTGAGATTTCGCACGCGCAGTTTGCGGAACTGCAGTCCAATCCGCCGGAGTGGCTCGCTGAGCTACGTCGCAACGGACCGCACCCGCGCCCGGAAGTTGCCCGCAAGCTGGGCATTACTATCACGGCGTTGAAGAAGAATGACATGGACAAGCCGCTGACAACGGCGGAGATTAAGGATTTGCTCGAGCAGATGCCGGAGTGGCTGGAGGTCGCTCGTGAGTCCATGGCGAAGCAGCGCGTGGAAGCCGCTGAGGCAGAGTCCAAGAAGGACGACGGCCCTGGTCGGGCTGCCGCCGAAGCTGCTCGCAACGCCGAGAAATAG
- a CDS encoding acyl-CoA dehydrogenase family protein, with protein MKDFLPRTHFEEEHNMFRDMVRGFVEKEITPNVERWHKEGQPDREVFKKAGELGLIGMSTPEAYGGGGEMDFRYNQVLNEELSNADCGSIVVSFGVLNDLVAPYLAKFGNEEQKQKYLASMNAGDTIGCLAMTEPGAGSDLAGMRTFAKKDGDHYVLNGTKIFISNGMMADFALVAAITDPSKGRAGVSMFIVDADLEGFTKAGPLQKVGLKAQDTAELNFDNVRVPAENLLGEEGAAFGYLRTNLAHERLTLACGSVATSRRAWTLAYKYAQEREAFGRPIIQHQVHGHYLADIATRVTALQAFVDQAVMAHNAGKLDETGASMAKYWTTEEQQDIVTRCLQMFGGYGFMLEYPISTHYLDSKVQTIYGGTNEIMKEIIFRRIAKGGAE; from the coding sequence ATGAAGGACTTTCTGCCCCGTACTCACTTCGAAGAAGAGCACAACATGTTCCGCGACATGGTTCGCGGCTTCGTCGAGAAGGAAATCACCCCGAACGTAGAGCGCTGGCACAAGGAAGGTCAGCCGGACCGCGAGGTCTTCAAGAAGGCCGGTGAGCTCGGCCTGATTGGTATGTCCACTCCGGAGGCATACGGCGGCGGCGGAGAGATGGACTTCCGCTACAACCAGGTCCTGAACGAGGAGCTCTCCAACGCTGACTGTGGCTCCATCGTCGTTTCCTTCGGCGTTCTCAACGACCTGGTCGCTCCGTACCTGGCTAAGTTCGGCAACGAAGAGCAGAAGCAGAAGTACCTGGCTTCCATGAACGCCGGCGACACCATCGGCTGCCTCGCCATGACCGAACCGGGCGCAGGTTCCGACCTGGCAGGTATGCGCACCTTCGCCAAGAAGGACGGCGACCACTACGTCCTCAACGGCACCAAGATCTTCATCTCCAACGGCATGATGGCCGACTTCGCTCTCGTCGCAGCTATCACCGACCCATCCAAGGGCCGCGCTGGTGTCTCCATGTTCATCGTCGACGCCGACCTCGAGGGCTTCACCAAGGCTGGCCCGCTGCAGAAGGTCGGCCTGAAGGCCCAGGACACCGCTGAGCTCAACTTCGACAACGTCCGCGTTCCGGCCGAGAACCTACTCGGCGAAGAGGGCGCTGCCTTCGGCTACCTGCGCACCAACCTCGCACACGAGCGCCTGACCCTGGCTTGCGGCTCTGTCGCAACTTCCCGCCGCGCTTGGACTCTGGCTTACAAGTACGCCCAGGAGCGCGAGGCATTCGGCCGCCCGATCATCCAGCACCAGGTCCACGGCCACTACCTGGCCGACATCGCTACCCGCGTCACCGCCCTGCAGGCTTTCGTTGACCAGGCTGTTATGGCTCACAACGCAGGCAAGCTGGACGAGACCGGCGCTTCCATGGCCAAGTACTGGACTACCGAGGAGCAGCAGGACATCGTTACCCGCTGCCTGCAGATGTTCGGTGGCTACGGCTTCATGCTCGAGTACCCGATTTCCACTCACTACCTCGACTCCAAGGTCCAGACCATTTACGGTGGCACCAACGAGATCATGAAGGAAATCATCTTCCGTCGCATCGCCAAGGGCGGCGCAGAGTAA